The Geotalea uraniireducens Rf4 genome window below encodes:
- the coaE gene encoding dephospho-CoA kinase (Dephospho-CoA kinase (CoaE) performs the final step in coenzyme A biosynthesis.) translates to MHIIGLTGGIASGKSTVAKLLESHGAVVIDADQLAREVVALEEPAYNDIVAAFGKSILNEDRTINRTALGKIIFCDPEARRRLESITHPAIGKRAEEKLAELKMAGTRVVIYMAPLLIEAGATSRVDEIWVVYVDREVQVKRVMERDNITREEALQKIAAQMPMEEKRLYGSEVIDNRGTLDQLEKRVKVLWETKVTGKTGKI, encoded by the coding sequence GTGCACATAATCGGCTTGACGGGGGGAATCGCCTCAGGGAAAAGCACCGTTGCAAAACTGCTGGAGAGTCACGGAGCCGTAGTGATCGATGCCGACCAACTTGCACGGGAAGTAGTGGCTCTGGAAGAACCGGCCTATAACGACATAGTCGCCGCCTTTGGCAAAAGTATCCTGAACGAGGACCGCACCATAAACCGCACGGCCTTGGGAAAGATCATCTTCTGCGACCCAGAGGCCCGGCGGCGGCTGGAAAGCATCACTCACCCTGCAATCGGCAAACGAGCAGAGGAAAAGCTTGCAGAACTTAAGATGGCTGGCACACGCGTGGTCATCTACATGGCGCCACTTCTCATTGAAGCCGGCGCCACCTCACGCGTCGATGAGATCTGGGTTGTTTATGTGGACAGGGAAGTCCAGGTGAAAAGGGTGATGGAGCGGGACAACATAACCAGGGAAGAGGCTCTGCAAAAGATTGCCGCCCAAATGCCCATGGAAGAGAAACGGCTCTACGGCTCGGAAGTAATCGACAATCGGGGAACACTGGATCAGTTGGAAAAACGGGTTAAGGTACTGTGGGAAACGAAAGTAACGGGTAAAACAGGGAAAATCTGA
- a CDS encoding IclR family transcriptional regulator, whose protein sequence is MAKKEKSEYIIQAVSHALDLLEQFHDDVDELGVTELSKRLKLHKNNVFRLLATLESRNYIEQNKVTENYRLGLKTLELGQTFIKQMGLLRQSRPVLEWLVRECNETTYVAILKEFHIIYLDVVETDLTVRVVPRVGARLPAYCTAAGKVQIAYMTDEELANYLPSKEMKRYTPNTITDRDELKKYLAQVAQQGYAIDNEELDVGVKCVGAPIRDYTRRIIGAVSISGPSMRFTDERLEKELIPLVLKASEEISSKLGYHK, encoded by the coding sequence ATGGCAAAAAAAGAAAAATCAGAGTATATTATTCAGGCAGTTTCCCATGCGCTTGATCTTTTGGAGCAGTTCCATGACGATGTGGACGAGCTCGGTGTGACCGAGTTGAGTAAGCGCCTGAAGCTGCATAAAAACAATGTTTTCAGGTTGCTGGCAACCCTTGAGTCCAGGAATTACATCGAGCAGAATAAGGTCACGGAGAACTATCGACTGGGGCTCAAGACCCTCGAACTGGGACAGACCTTCATTAAGCAGATGGGACTTCTTCGCCAGTCACGGCCCGTCCTTGAATGGTTGGTCAGGGAATGCAACGAAACGACCTATGTTGCGATCCTGAAAGAGTTCCACATCATTTATCTGGACGTTGTCGAAACCGATCTCACCGTGCGAGTGGTACCGCGTGTAGGCGCCAGGTTGCCAGCCTACTGCACTGCCGCGGGAAAGGTGCAGATAGCCTACATGACCGACGAGGAGCTGGCTAATTACCTCCCTTCCAAGGAAATGAAGCGCTACACCCCGAATACGATAACCGATCGGGATGAATTGAAAAAATACTTGGCACAGGTTGCCCAGCAGGGGTATGCCATTGACAACGAAGAGCTGGATGTGGGGGTCAAATGCGTCGGTGCTCCCATCCGCGATTACACGCGGCGAATTATCGGAGCCGTCAGTATTTCCGGTCCATCCATGAGGTTTACCGATGAAAGGTTGGAGAAGGAGCTGATTCCTCTCGTCTTAAAGGCTTCGGAAGAAATATCCTCCAAGCTTGGTTATCATAAGTAA
- a CDS encoding universal stress protein encodes MLNLRKKILVAIDGSPLSDKAAEEAVRMAVGNPSQFKSKIYAMLVLPNAPRNTFTDFVPAAPITESKEWAELRERILYVIEKDAKEAGIPLEIKVVYGDPADELLKFAEREEIDVIVIGSSGKGFLKRKLLGSVSHKVAKYAKCSVYIIRG; translated from the coding sequence ATGCTGAACCTGCGAAAAAAAATTCTTGTCGCAATTGACGGCTCCCCCCTTTCCGACAAAGCCGCCGAAGAAGCGGTACGCATGGCGGTCGGCAACCCGAGTCAATTTAAAAGCAAGATATATGCCATGCTGGTTTTACCTAACGCCCCTCGCAATACATTTACCGACTTTGTCCCCGCAGCCCCTATTACCGAATCCAAGGAATGGGCAGAATTACGTGAACGAATCCTTTATGTAATTGAAAAGGATGCCAAGGAAGCAGGAATACCCCTGGAAATCAAGGTCGTCTACGGAGATCCGGCCGATGAACTGCTGAAGTTTGCGGAAAGGGAAGAAATCGACGTCATCGTCATCGGCAGCTCAGGAAAAGGCTTTCTCAAAAGGAAACTGCTTGGCAGCGTATCTCACAAAGTCGCAAAATATGCCAAATGCTCCGTCTACATAATCAGGGGATAA
- a CDS encoding HAMP domain-containing sensor histidine kinase, which yields MRLRLISKLTISTNMVLLIFMVIFAYVNLAALKKLLIEEAVTDADKLGETIIRATQHQMVHDDRQRIQQVIKEVGAEKGIDHIRMINKNGRIIYSTQEEEIGTFLDKKAEACNMCHSSSNPRTHASSMNRSRIFTRHDGKQLLGLAKAIYNEESCFSAKCHFHPERFRVLGVLDVTVPLDRMNAQLNSYRGTTIAVTILLMGLISLCITIFIQQLVNQPVQQLLKHTEQLARGEMDTSVSFTSGGELGELADSFNNMTMKLKRARAELEDWGKNLESKVEERTHEITDIQAQLIRSEKLASLGELVAGIAHEINNPLTGILVFSSLVSKDPKLDPSLKDDLEIVVQQTERCSQIVKGLLDFSRESVPQKKFSSLNRIMDMSLSLIERQVLFQNITITKDYSTDLPDMLLDPNQVEQVFVNMILNAGQSMLDGGDLQICTGMTTDGCHEFVSISDTGCGISEENLVKIFDPFFTTKSTKGTGLGLSVSYGIINNHSGTIEVESKVGSGTTFTIMLPTRLTEIL from the coding sequence TTGCGTCTGCGCCTGATATCAAAACTAACCATTTCCACAAACATGGTATTGCTGATTTTCATGGTTATTTTTGCCTATGTAAACCTTGCAGCGTTAAAAAAGCTCCTTATCGAAGAAGCAGTTACAGACGCCGACAAACTGGGTGAAACCATCATCCGCGCCACCCAACACCAGATGGTTCATGATGACCGTCAACGGATCCAGCAAGTGATAAAAGAAGTGGGGGCTGAAAAGGGAATCGACCACATCAGGATGATCAATAAAAACGGCCGCATCATTTATTCCACCCAGGAGGAGGAAATAGGCACATTTCTCGACAAAAAAGCGGAAGCCTGCAACATGTGCCATTCCAGCAGTAACCCACGGACACACGCTTCCTCCATGAACAGAAGCAGGATCTTTACCAGGCATGATGGAAAACAGCTTCTGGGCCTGGCCAAGGCCATTTATAACGAAGAGAGCTGTTTCTCCGCCAAGTGCCACTTTCATCCCGAACGTTTCAGGGTTCTGGGCGTACTCGATGTTACCGTCCCCCTTGATCGCATGAATGCCCAGCTCAACTCCTACCGAGGCACAACCATTGCTGTCACCATCCTCCTTATGGGGCTCATCTCACTCTGCATCACCATCTTCATTCAGCAACTGGTCAACCAACCGGTGCAACAACTTCTGAAGCACACCGAACAACTGGCGCGGGGAGAAATGGATACCAGTGTTTCCTTTACTTCGGGGGGTGAACTGGGAGAACTGGCTGACAGTTTCAACAATATGACGATGAAGCTCAAACGGGCAAGAGCCGAACTGGAGGACTGGGGAAAGAACCTGGAATCCAAGGTCGAAGAACGGACCCATGAGATTACGGATATCCAGGCACAGCTCATTCGCTCGGAAAAACTTGCATCCCTCGGGGAACTTGTGGCCGGCATAGCCCACGAAATCAACAATCCGCTGACGGGTATCCTGGTTTTCTCCTCCCTTGTCAGCAAGGACCCTAAACTTGACCCATCCCTGAAAGATGACCTGGAGATCGTCGTTCAGCAGACAGAGCGCTGCAGTCAGATAGTCAAAGGACTCCTGGATTTTTCCAGGGAGTCGGTCCCCCAGAAAAAGTTTTCATCCCTTAACCGCATCATGGACATGTCACTTTCCCTCATCGAGCGTCAGGTGCTTTTCCAGAATATCACCATAACGAAAGATTACAGCACTGACTTACCGGATATGCTGCTGGACCCCAACCAGGTCGAACAGGTTTTTGTCAATATGATCCTCAATGCCGGTCAGTCCATGCTTGATGGCGGCGATCTCCAGATCTGCACCGGCATGACAACGGACGGCTGTCACGAGTTTGTCAGTATATCCGATACCGGCTGCGGCATTTCAGAGGAAAACCTGGTGAAGATATTTGATCCTTTCTTCACCACCAAGTCAACCAAAGGGACCGGCCTGGGTCTGTCGGTTTCCTACGGGATCATCAATAATCACAGTGGAACGATAGAGGTGGAGAGTAAGGTGGGAAGCGGCACGACTTTTACCATCATGCTGCCGACTAGACTAACAGAAATACTTTAA
- a CDS encoding sigma-54-dependent transcriptional regulator encodes MVRKRILVVDDEAVIREGMRRILDGGGFTVETFANGYLAIEKLQAEAFDLLITDLKMPGMGGMEVLKSIKVLQPEMPVIIITGYSSVDTAVEVMKNGAVDYIAKPFTPEEIIEKVENALEQKAVLFDDMYLRKELRDNHGFDMFIGASREMQKVYRRIMQVAPTDSSVLITGESGTGKELVACAIHKNSQRRDQPFVAVDCTSLAENLLESELFGHVKGSFTGAVHTKMGLFKVADGGTLFLDEVANISLTTQAKLLRVLQEREVTPIGGTQPIPINIRLVAATNRNLRTLVAEGSFREDLFFRLNIIPVDLPPLRDRKGDLPLLIAHFLKKFAEEMGKEIRGLAPDALALLEEYPFTGNVRELENIVERAVVLVEGGLIQKENLELTLPGGDESCLISGFIPQSADELKETKRHIRERAVEPVEKAFALNALKRNNWNITRAAEETGMLRPNFQALIKKLGISIRNQASS; translated from the coding sequence ATGGTGAGAAAGCGTATTCTGGTCGTCGATGATGAAGCGGTTATCAGGGAGGGGATGCGCCGCATTCTCGATGGTGGCGGGTTTACGGTTGAAACCTTTGCTAACGGGTATCTTGCCATTGAAAAGCTGCAGGCGGAGGCATTCGACTTGCTTATAACCGACCTGAAAATGCCGGGAATGGGGGGCATGGAGGTCTTGAAGAGCATTAAGGTCCTTCAGCCTGAGATGCCGGTTATTATCATCACCGGTTATTCCTCGGTAGATACCGCAGTTGAAGTCATGAAAAACGGTGCAGTCGATTATATCGCCAAGCCTTTCACCCCTGAAGAAATTATCGAAAAAGTCGAAAACGCCTTGGAGCAGAAAGCTGTGCTGTTCGATGACATGTATCTGCGCAAGGAGCTGCGGGATAATCACGGCTTCGATATGTTCATCGGTGCAAGCCGGGAGATGCAAAAGGTGTATCGGCGGATCATGCAGGTGGCGCCGACCGATAGTAGCGTTCTCATAACGGGTGAAAGCGGCACGGGTAAAGAGCTCGTTGCATGTGCGATCCATAAGAACAGCCAGCGGCGGGACCAACCCTTTGTCGCAGTGGACTGCACATCTCTGGCAGAAAACCTGCTGGAATCAGAGTTGTTCGGTCATGTCAAAGGTTCTTTTACCGGAGCCGTTCATACCAAGATGGGGCTTTTTAAAGTTGCCGATGGCGGAACGCTTTTTCTGGACGAGGTCGCCAATATCAGCCTGACTACCCAGGCCAAATTGCTGCGGGTTCTTCAGGAGCGCGAGGTTACCCCCATCGGCGGGACACAGCCCATCCCGATCAATATCCGTCTGGTGGCGGCCACCAACAGGAACCTCAGAACCCTCGTTGCCGAAGGAAGCTTCCGGGAAGACCTGTTTTTCCGTCTCAATATAATCCCGGTAGACCTTCCTCCTTTGCGGGACAGGAAGGGGGATCTGCCGCTCCTGATAGCGCACTTCCTGAAGAAATTTGCTGAAGAAATGGGTAAGGAAATCCGGGGATTGGCTCCTGACGCCCTTGCATTGCTGGAGGAATACCCCTTTACCGGCAATGTACGCGAGCTCGAGAACATTGTTGAACGGGCCGTCGTTCTGGTTGAAGGGGGGCTTATCCAGAAGGAGAATCTTGAGCTTACCTTGCCTGGCGGAGACGAAAGCTGCCTTATTTCAGGATTTATTCCGCAAAGCGCCGACGAATTGAAAGAAACTAAACGGCATATTCGGGAACGCGCAGTGGAGCCCGTAGAAAAGGCCTTTGCCCTCAATGCGCTGAAACGGAACAACTGGAACATCACCCGTGCGGCTGAAGAAACCGGCATGCTGCGGCCGAACTTCCAGGCGCTGATAAAGAAGCTTGGTATTTCGATCAGAAACCAGGCCAGCAGTTAG
- a CDS encoding response regulator: MQGLLIADEDLDSRKFMADLFIEAGYNVMVTNSAANVLYGILKKTAQVVLLSSEFDELTATDLIPLLKKCNRNLTIILVSNEMSLPLIRKLRKEGIFYHALKPVKPEDREEIRQAVKCAFETMRGN, from the coding sequence ATGCAAGGACTTCTCATAGCAGATGAGGACCTGGATAGCCGGAAGTTTATGGCCGACCTCTTTATCGAAGCGGGATATAACGTCATGGTAACAAACTCAGCGGCCAACGTGCTGTACGGCATTCTGAAAAAAACGGCCCAGGTGGTGCTGCTCAGCAGCGAATTTGACGAACTGACGGCCACAGACCTGATCCCCCTGTTGAAAAAGTGCAACCGGAATTTGACAATTATCCTGGTTTCCAACGAAATGTCTCTGCCGCTCATTCGCAAACTGCGCAAGGAAGGAATTTTTTACCACGCGCTGAAACCTGTAAAACCGGAAGACCGGGAAGAGATCCGCCAAGCCGTGAAATGCGCTTTCGAAACCATGCGGGGCAATTGA
- a CDS encoding cytochrome c3 family protein → MPDSITLDSLVQLYDKVKFDHAKHINLIKDCAVCHHHTTGTLVEDPNCVRCHKNSSETKIVACKGCHSAQTFSAETLREKRQGTKLYHQDKPGLKGAYHLNCMGCHTKMGGPTGCLDCHKRNKAGDALYNSGKSAPKKAQGNAAGHGH, encoded by the coding sequence ATGCCGGATTCCATCACGCTTGATTCCCTGGTTCAGCTCTACGATAAGGTGAAATTCGATCATGCAAAACATATCAATCTGATAAAGGACTGCGCTGTGTGCCACCACCACACGACCGGCACGCTGGTTGAAGACCCCAATTGCGTCAGGTGTCACAAGAACAGCAGTGAAACCAAGATAGTGGCCTGCAAAGGATGTCATTCCGCGCAGACTTTCTCGGCAGAGACTCTGAGAGAGAAGCGGCAGGGCACAAAACTCTACCACCAGGACAAGCCGGGGCTAAAAGGAGCTTACCATCTGAATTGTATGGGATGCCATACCAAGATGGGTGGACCGACCGGCTGCCTGGATTGTCACAAACGGAACAAGGCAGGAGACGCTCTCTACAATTCCGGCAAGTCTGCGCCCAAAAAGGCACAGGGAAATGCAGCGGGCCACGGTCATTAA
- a CDS encoding 4Fe-4S dicluster domain-containing protein, whose amino-acid sequence MKRRDFLKGCMICGAASSLGISKKAWGSGSFEGYPEGMGVLVDLTRCIGCRSCEAACNKEQQLPEPKVPFDDQSVFEEKRRPSEEAYTVVNRYEQKGGPVYRKIQCNHCNEPACLTSCFVNAYTKTKEGAVIYNSKVCVGCRNCMIACPFNVPGYSYSSATNPVVKKCILCYDTRLKYGKPPACVEICPQEVLTFGYRKDLIKIGHERIRETPDKYVDHIYGEKEVGGTGWLYLSSVPFDKVGFDNTLGNEPIISNVKEFLGTVPMVLTIWPALFTGFHLLSTRKKGHGDDHGHDAHSKSEQEDAKK is encoded by the coding sequence ATGAAGCGGAGAGATTTCCTGAAAGGTTGCATGATATGTGGGGCAGCATCCTCCCTTGGCATATCGAAAAAAGCCTGGGGGAGCGGTTCCTTTGAAGGATATCCCGAAGGAATGGGGGTCCTGGTAGATCTGACTCGCTGCATTGGCTGCCGTAGCTGCGAGGCGGCCTGCAACAAGGAACAGCAACTTCCCGAACCAAAGGTGCCTTTCGATGATCAATCGGTTTTTGAGGAGAAACGACGTCCGAGCGAAGAAGCATACACGGTCGTAAACCGTTATGAGCAAAAAGGCGGCCCGGTGTACCGCAAGATCCAGTGCAACCATTGTAACGAACCGGCCTGCCTCACATCATGCTTTGTAAATGCCTACACCAAAACAAAAGAAGGCGCCGTTATCTATAATTCAAAAGTGTGCGTAGGATGCCGCAACTGCATGATCGCCTGTCCTTTCAACGTCCCTGGTTACAGCTATTCGAGCGCAACCAACCCGGTGGTTAAAAAATGCATCCTCTGCTACGACACCCGCCTTAAATATGGAAAACCGCCTGCCTGCGTCGAGATTTGTCCCCAAGAGGTACTCACGTTCGGCTACAGGAAAGACCTGATCAAGATCGGTCATGAGCGGATCAGAGAAACGCCGGACAAATATGTAGACCACATTTACGGTGAAAAAGAAGTGGGAGGAACAGGATGGCTCTATCTCTCCAGCGTCCCATTCGACAAAGTCGGCTTTGATAATACATTGGGAAATGAGCCGATCATCTCCAACGTCAAGGAGTTCCTCGGCACTGTTCCCATGGTGCTCACCATCTGGCCTGCCCTGTTTACCGGATTCCACCTGCTCTCTACCCGCAAAAAGGGCCATGGAGACGACCATGGGCATGACGCACATTCAAAATCAGAGCAGGAGGACGCAAAAAAATGA
- a CDS encoding polysulfide reductase NrfD family protein produces the protein MKTYKANGVEIVDSLYKDSGKKKWNLMEKLLLGLTPRQYIAQALRNPFNWILAVIFAIGIPIILGRFFFGLGWVTHSSNDYPWGMFLGFGLFAMVPLSSSGFQLGTTCEVFGRHDFEPIERLGLLNGLLGYLFAVIYLMVDLGQPWRLPYPMVVSFGPAAVLFLVAWHVATYLSVQVAEVSVAFFEWIGFPMGKRGVRKITLGLTVAGIILSTLHQGALGALFTYAPGKVHPLWYSASFQWLHFFVSSLPGGLCMVIAVSTIARKTMAWRCGQGFNDNLDKLTIALAKGASMGLATYLTIKLIGMAHDNKWEYLATGWGQWYMFEIFFGVILPLGLFAYAIRNKKVGLVRFSAFLTVFGVVLNRVNTAMITFNWKLAEREIPHWREVIISVTIFAIYITVYRFILYRLPILYSWKTADETVEATEGARVPKKVIREEEPVPVGTYRTREESIIPTAGFSSLEKGN, from the coding sequence ATGAAAACATATAAAGCAAACGGAGTGGAAATAGTCGATTCCCTCTACAAGGATAGCGGGAAGAAAAAATGGAACTTGATGGAGAAGCTGCTCTTGGGCCTCACCCCCCGGCAGTATATTGCCCAGGCCCTGCGCAACCCTTTCAACTGGATATTGGCAGTTATCTTTGCCATCGGAATACCGATAATCCTCGGCCGCTTCTTCTTCGGGTTAGGATGGGTAACCCACAGTTCAAATGATTATCCGTGGGGAATGTTTCTGGGATTCGGACTCTTCGCCATGGTGCCCCTATCCTCTTCAGGATTCCAGCTTGGAACCACATGTGAGGTCTTCGGTCGCCATGACTTTGAACCCATTGAGCGGCTAGGGCTCTTGAACGGCCTCTTAGGCTACTTATTCGCCGTCATCTATCTCATGGTTGACCTAGGGCAACCATGGCGGCTTCCCTATCCCATGGTGGTATCCTTCGGCCCCGCGGCGGTTCTCTTCCTGGTGGCCTGGCATGTGGCCACTTACCTGTCAGTCCAGGTAGCGGAGGTTTCGGTAGCGTTCTTCGAATGGATAGGTTTCCCGATGGGCAAACGAGGGGTGAGAAAAATCACCCTCGGCCTGACCGTGGCCGGCATCATTCTTTCAACCCTTCACCAGGGCGCCTTGGGAGCTCTCTTCACCTATGCCCCCGGCAAGGTGCACCCGCTCTGGTATTCCGCCTCTTTCCAGTGGCTCCACTTTTTCGTTTCCTCGCTGCCGGGGGGGCTCTGCATGGTCATCGCGGTGAGCACCATTGCCCGTAAGACGATGGCCTGGCGTTGCGGCCAGGGTTTCAACGACAATCTGGACAAACTTACCATCGCCCTGGCCAAGGGTGCCAGCATGGGACTTGCCACTTACCTTACCATCAAGCTGATCGGCATGGCCCACGACAACAAATGGGAATACCTCGCCACCGGCTGGGGGCAATGGTACATGTTCGAAATATTCTTCGGGGTCATCCTGCCTTTGGGGCTCTTCGCCTACGCCATCAGAAACAAAAAGGTCGGGCTGGTCCGCTTCAGCGCCTTTCTTACCGTATTCGGCGTAGTGCTCAACAGGGTGAATACCGCCATGATAACATTCAACTGGAAACTGGCGGAACGCGAAATTCCCCACTGGCGTGAGGTCATCATCTCCGTCACCATTTTCGCGATTTATATCACGGTTTATCGTTTTATCCTCTACCGCCTGCCGATTCTCTATTCGTGGAAGACTGCGGATGAGACGGTAGAAGCAACGGAAGGTGCGAGAGTACCGAAAAAAGTCATCCGTGAAGAAGAGCCGGTGCCTGTTGGAACGTACAGGACGAGGGAAGAGAGCATCATTCCCACAGCCGGCTTCTCAAGCCTGGAAAAAGGGAACTGA
- a CDS encoding cytochrome c3 family protein, translating to MRFRWTAYILAALLGSASLTSALELKNKTFSTANAGKVVFSHTSHLKKKNAKSANVGCKACHNGNMRENVRYTMADMDKGKSCGICHNGKKAFALAKCTVCHKVREITFKVKETGPVLFSHAKHLKTMQCGACHNKVFKAGPNKRVDMAQMERGKSCGACHNGKKTFALGECTKCHPVKEKSYKVADAGNVTFSHKLHIDMYKCRECHSRLYIPGSGNKTVSMAEMEAGKSCGACHDSKSAFTVKESCDKCHRT from the coding sequence ATGAGATTCCGTTGGACTGCTTATATTCTGGCGGCGCTCTTGGGAAGCGCGTCCCTGACATCCGCCTTGGAACTCAAGAACAAAACCTTCAGTACCGCAAACGCCGGCAAGGTTGTTTTCAGCCACACGTCACACCTGAAGAAGAAAAATGCCAAGAGCGCCAATGTAGGCTGCAAAGCCTGCCATAACGGCAATATGCGTGAGAACGTCCGCTATACCATGGCGGACATGGACAAGGGAAAATCATGCGGCATTTGCCATAACGGCAAAAAAGCCTTCGCACTGGCAAAGTGCACGGTCTGCCACAAAGTGCGCGAGATCACGTTCAAGGTGAAGGAAACCGGGCCGGTCCTCTTCAGCCACGCCAAACACCTGAAAACCATGCAATGCGGCGCATGCCACAACAAGGTTTTCAAAGCCGGCCCAAACAAGCGTGTCGACATGGCGCAAATGGAACGGGGGAAATCGTGCGGCGCATGCCATAACGGCAAGAAGACCTTTGCCCTGGGAGAATGCACAAAATGCCACCCGGTAAAGGAGAAGAGCTATAAGGTTGCCGATGCCGGAAACGTCACTTTCAGCCATAAGCTTCATATCGACATGTACAAGTGCCGGGAATGCCACAGCAGGCTCTACATCCCGGGTTCCGGCAACAAAACCGTTTCCATGGCCGAGATGGAGGCCGGCAAATCCTGCGGCGCCTGCCATGACAGTAAATCGGCTTTTACCGTGAAGGAAAGCTGTGACAAGTGTCACAGGACGTAG
- a CDS encoding HAMP domain-containing protein has product MLRSLTARAIVPVAVAVTGFVIVCCILLYSVMKTDMVNDAVSYEANLADTIIKSTRYAMLKSDRETVSNIIDNIGSQDGIEHVRIFNKKGLIMFSQQHEEINRYVDKKTAGCIGCHAGTVPHATMRDMERARRFVNTLGTEVIAITAPIYNEPACYTASCHFHTSGQKILGTLDIGLSATPLSKTLSIMRSRMMVFSIMVLILSVGGVAALLRRQVFMPLREIKAFTAKVNRGNLSPELSGISGELTELAGDIRAMASRLRIAVDELEKLRGGTEEMKEKAGVNANSV; this is encoded by the coding sequence ATGTTAAGAAGCCTGACAGCCAGGGCCATAGTGCCGGTCGCAGTGGCGGTGACCGGGTTCGTCATCGTCTGCTGCATTCTCCTTTACTCGGTCATGAAAACAGACATGGTCAACGACGCGGTCAGCTATGAAGCAAACCTGGCCGACACCATCATAAAGTCGACCCGTTACGCCATGCTCAAGTCGGACCGGGAAACGGTGAGCAACATCATCGACAACATCGGCAGCCAGGACGGAATCGAACATGTGCGCATCTTCAACAAAAAAGGGCTCATCATGTTCTCGCAGCAGCATGAGGAGATCAACCGCTATGTGGACAAAAAAACTGCGGGCTGCATCGGCTGTCACGCCGGGACAGTACCGCACGCCACCATGAGGGACATGGAGCGGGCACGCCGTTTTGTCAACACACTGGGTACGGAGGTGATTGCAATCACTGCTCCCATATACAACGAGCCCGCATGCTATACGGCCTCCTGCCACTTCCACACTTCCGGCCAGAAGATCCTCGGGACCCTTGATATCGGCCTCTCTGCGACGCCTCTTTCGAAAACGCTTTCCATCATGCGCAGCAGGATGATGGTTTTCAGCATTATGGTGCTCATCCTCTCGGTGGGAGGAGTCGCAGCGCTTTTGAGGAGACAGGTCTTTATGCCGCTCCGGGAAATTAAGGCGTTTACAGCAAAAGTGAACCGTGGTAATCTTTCTCCCGAACTTTCAGGAATTTCCGGTGAACTGACCGAACTTGCCGGCGACATCCGGGCAATGGCCTCCAGGCTCAGGATCGCCGTCGATGAGCTCGAAAAGCTGAGAGGGGGCACGGAAGAGATGAAAGAGAAGGCAGGCGTGAACGCGAACAGCGTATAG
- the thiS gene encoding sulfur carrier protein ThiS, giving the protein MEITVNGDSTTIEKMSVLSYLQTLDIDPRRVAVELNLDILPKVDYETTIINDGDRIEIVHFVGGGSL; this is encoded by the coding sequence ATGGAAATAACCGTAAATGGCGACTCGACAACCATAGAAAAAATGTCCGTCCTTTCCTATCTTCAGACGCTCGATATCGATCCCCGGCGGGTCGCGGTGGAGCTCAACCTGGATATCCTGCCGAAAGTTGATTATGAAACAACCATCATCAATGACGGAGACCGGATTGAAATCGTCCACTTCGTCGGCGGCGGCAGTTTATAA